The following are encoded in a window of Stigmatella erecta genomic DNA:
- a CDS encoding HEAT repeat domain-containing protein, with translation MRFLFIALLLWSLPALAQVDSRVAFLSRQLEKGKDPRVRSQAALVLGATEEPEAVGPLCAGLKDASEVVRAAAAKGLATLKEDAGLECLKAHPEQDAATLGAIRDAIKTLEEFQSRAPRLYVALESVKDATGKLSPELMKATEERLKRRLILRGAKLAPKKEPKKAAQGVLQKHGISGYRLSAEIQATENGGLRIALICLSYPDLALLGQVDVQAAGAEPAELLKALVPKAIEEVASTFEWST, from the coding sequence ATGCGGTTTCTTTTCATCGCGCTCTTGCTGTGGTCCCTGCCTGCCCTGGCGCAGGTGGATTCGCGCGTGGCGTTCCTGAGCCGGCAGTTGGAGAAGGGCAAGGACCCACGTGTTCGCTCCCAGGCGGCGCTGGTGCTCGGGGCCACGGAGGAGCCGGAGGCCGTGGGGCCGCTGTGCGCCGGGCTCAAGGACGCCAGTGAGGTGGTGCGGGCCGCCGCCGCCAAGGGGCTCGCCACCTTGAAAGAGGATGCCGGGTTGGAGTGCCTCAAGGCGCACCCGGAGCAGGACGCGGCCACCCTGGGGGCCATCCGGGATGCCATCAAGACGCTGGAGGAATTCCAGTCCCGGGCGCCGCGCCTGTACGTGGCCCTGGAGAGCGTGAAGGACGCGACGGGCAAGCTGTCTCCGGAGCTGATGAAGGCCACGGAGGAGCGTCTGAAGCGCCGGCTCATCCTGCGGGGGGCGAAGCTTGCGCCCAAGAAGGAGCCGAAGAAGGCCGCCCAGGGGGTCCTCCAGAAGCACGGTATCTCCGGGTACCGGCTCAGCGCGGAGATCCAGGCCACCGAGAACGGGGGCCTGCGCATCGCCCTGATTTGTCTCAGCTATCCGGATCTGGCACTGCTCGGGCAGGTGGACGTGCAGGCGGCCGGCGCCGAACCCGCGGAACTCCTCAAGGCGCTGGTGCCCAAGGCCATCGAGGAGGTCGCGTCAACCTTCGAGTGGAGCACCTGA
- the alaS gene encoding alanine--tRNA ligase, producing the protein MPSALTASQIREAFLHFFEERGHRRVASSPLVPQNDPTLLFTNAGMVQFKDVFTGREKRDYSRATTSQKCVRAGGKHNDLDNVGYTARHHTFFEMLGNFSFGDYFKAEAIAFAWEFVTQTLGLPVERLAVTVFNGEQGVPWDEEAFELWAKQGVSRDRILKLGYKDNFWAMGDTGPCGPCSEIHFHQGDDIPCAEVAAGKPCQGVACDCDRWLEIWNLVFMQFERKEKDAPLIPLPKPSIDTGAGLERIASVVQGKRSNYDTDLFQGILSRVSELVGKPYTQEGGASLRVIADHSRAAAFLISDGVQPSNEGRGYVLRRIMRRAIRHGSLLGLSELFFFKVVDRVIELMSDAYPELREGRTFVLEVCRHEEETFRRTLDRGMKLIDEGIAKLQQSGEKKLSGAEVFYLHGTYGFPWDLTQIILRERGYDADLDGFWKEMEKEADKNKFGGSGDKAVNSIYQTLSERLGPSEFLGYEGEGHEGEGSVRAILKDGHEVGQATAGETVELVLDRTPFYGESGGQQGDSGQITGHGGKAVAQVLDVQRPVPGLIVHHVQVKEGTFQVGEMVQAGVDNQRRKSIRANHSATHLLHKALKMVLGDHVKQAGSVVAPDFLRFDFSHFSVPSPEQLEQVEDIVNTWVRENTEAQTRIMKLDEAKKSGAVAMFGEKYGETVRVVTVHPQSTELCGGTHVRRSGDIGLFKILSEGGIASGVRRITAVTGLGALQYLRETERELRRAADLLKTSPKELSKRVEATQKRVKELERKVEEVAVKAQTASNKDVLEQAREVNGMKVLAIRVDPADDKIYRGLADQLRDRIRSGVVAIGGEKDGKALILVAVTKDVVEKGFSAGNLVREMAKEVGGKGGGKADMAQAGGPDASKLPAALDKLYELTKGPGAA; encoded by the coding sequence ATGCCTTCCGCCCTTACCGCCTCCCAAATCCGCGAGGCGTTCCTCCACTTCTTCGAGGAGCGCGGCCACCGCCGGGTGGCCTCCTCCCCGCTGGTCCCCCAGAACGACCCGACCCTGCTCTTCACCAACGCCGGCATGGTGCAGTTCAAGGACGTCTTCACCGGCCGCGAGAAGCGCGACTACTCCCGGGCCACCACCTCCCAGAAGTGCGTGCGCGCGGGCGGCAAGCACAACGATCTCGACAACGTGGGCTACACCGCCCGCCACCATACGTTCTTCGAGATGCTCGGCAACTTCTCCTTCGGCGACTACTTCAAGGCCGAGGCCATCGCCTTCGCCTGGGAGTTCGTCACCCAGACGCTGGGGCTGCCCGTCGAGCGTCTGGCCGTCACCGTCTTCAACGGCGAGCAGGGCGTGCCCTGGGACGAGGAGGCCTTCGAGCTGTGGGCCAAGCAGGGGGTCTCGCGCGACCGCATCCTGAAGCTCGGCTACAAGGACAACTTCTGGGCCATGGGCGACACGGGGCCGTGCGGCCCGTGCTCGGAGATCCACTTCCACCAGGGCGACGACATCCCCTGCGCCGAGGTGGCCGCAGGCAAGCCGTGCCAGGGCGTGGCGTGTGACTGCGACCGGTGGCTGGAGATCTGGAACCTGGTGTTCATGCAGTTCGAGCGCAAGGAGAAGGACGCGCCGCTCATCCCCCTGCCCAAGCCGTCCATCGACACGGGCGCGGGGCTGGAGCGCATCGCCTCGGTCGTCCAGGGCAAGCGCTCCAACTACGACACGGACCTGTTCCAGGGCATCCTCTCGCGCGTGAGCGAGCTGGTGGGCAAGCCCTACACCCAGGAGGGCGGCGCCTCCCTGCGCGTCATCGCGGACCACAGCCGCGCGGCCGCCTTCCTCATCTCCGACGGCGTGCAGCCCTCCAACGAGGGCCGCGGCTACGTGCTGCGCCGGATCATGCGCCGGGCCATCCGCCACGGCTCGCTGCTGGGCCTGAGCGAGCTGTTCTTCTTCAAGGTCGTGGACCGCGTCATCGAGCTGATGAGCGACGCCTACCCCGAGCTGCGCGAGGGCCGCACGTTCGTGCTGGAGGTCTGCCGCCACGAGGAGGAGACGTTCCGCCGCACGCTCGACCGCGGCATGAAGCTCATCGACGAGGGCATCGCCAAGCTCCAGCAGTCCGGCGAGAAGAAGCTCTCGGGCGCCGAGGTCTTCTACCTGCACGGCACCTACGGCTTCCCGTGGGACTTGACGCAGATCATCCTGCGCGAGCGCGGCTACGACGCGGACCTGGACGGCTTCTGGAAGGAGATGGAGAAGGAGGCCGACAAGAACAAGTTCGGTGGCTCCGGCGACAAGGCCGTCAACTCCATCTACCAGACGCTCTCCGAGCGCCTGGGCCCCTCCGAGTTCCTCGGCTACGAGGGCGAGGGCCACGAGGGCGAGGGCTCCGTGCGCGCCATCCTCAAGGACGGGCACGAGGTGGGCCAGGCCACCGCGGGCGAGACGGTGGAGCTGGTGCTGGACCGCACCCCGTTCTACGGCGAGTCCGGCGGCCAGCAGGGCGACTCGGGGCAGATCACCGGCCATGGCGGCAAGGCCGTGGCGCAGGTGCTGGACGTGCAGCGCCCCGTGCCGGGCCTCATCGTCCACCACGTGCAGGTGAAGGAGGGCACCTTCCAGGTGGGCGAGATGGTGCAGGCCGGCGTGGACAACCAGCGGCGCAAGTCCATCCGCGCCAACCACTCGGCCACGCACCTCTTGCACAAGGCGCTCAAGATGGTGCTGGGCGACCACGTGAAGCAGGCCGGCTCCGTGGTGGCCCCGGACTTCCTGCGCTTCGACTTCTCGCACTTCTCGGTGCCCAGCCCCGAGCAGCTCGAGCAGGTGGAGGACATCGTCAACACGTGGGTCCGGGAGAACACCGAGGCCCAGACGCGCATCATGAAGCTGGACGAGGCGAAGAAGTCCGGCGCGGTGGCCATGTTCGGTGAGAAGTACGGCGAGACGGTGCGCGTCGTCACCGTGCACCCGCAGTCCACCGAGCTGTGCGGCGGCACGCACGTGCGGCGCAGCGGCGACATCGGGCTGTTCAAGATTCTCAGCGAGGGCGGCATCGCCTCGGGCGTGCGGCGCATCACCGCCGTGACGGGCCTGGGCGCGCTCCAGTACCTGCGCGAGACCGAGCGCGAGCTGCGCCGCGCGGCCGACCTCCTGAAGACGAGCCCCAAGGAGCTCTCCAAGCGCGTGGAGGCCACCCAGAAGCGCGTGAAGGAGCTGGAGCGCAAGGTCGAGGAGGTGGCCGTCAAGGCCCAGACGGCCTCCAACAAGGACGTGCTGGAGCAGGCGCGCGAGGTGAACGGCATGAAGGTGCTGGCCATCCGCGTGGACCCGGCCGACGACAAGATTTATCGCGGGCTGGCCGACCAGCTCCGGGACCGGATCCGCTCGGGCGTGGTGGCCATCGGCGGCGAGAAGGACGGCAAGGCGCTCATCCTCGTGGCCGTGACCAAGGACGTGGTGGAGAAGGGCTTCAGCGCTGGCAACCTCGTCCGCGAGATGGCCAAGGAAGTGGGCGGCAAGGGCGGCGGCAAGGCGGACATGGCACAGGCCGGCGGTCCGGACGCGTCCAAGCTGCCCGCGGCGCTCGACAAGCTCTACGAGCTGACGAAGGGCCCGGGCGCGGCATGA
- a CDS encoding helicase C-terminal domain-containing protein: protein MSRAAELFTRHVFLDLETTGLDPRVDEVIELGALFFEHGQEVRRLTRLYAPSRPLPLTIRRLTGIDDAMLAGKPRFGSDLDALREALTGWTVVAHNAPFEKGFLPKLLGPIRAPVIDSCELLHYLHPELSSHSLEAMMRWAGLKPRSTHRAETDCEATAAVLMHALGECIRTGRADDVSDLLAILDPQARGGLRLAQVEAGEAVAEASPEERPLLALLHRLWDACRTTAVALTLERTGGFLPGQPGRLRAGGAQALPEPEEGTPVQPVRAEEVQALLGPGGALERSVEGFASRPAQLDMAQAVARTLSEGGRLAVEAGTGTGKSLAYLAPAALFAARNGRKVGVAPHTKTLQDQLIDKDLPRLHRATGGAFGYALLKGQTNYLCRRRALDATLAEPGMRHEARAPRAYLRAFLRRSPDGDLDKLSHWFRERFPVLGALVPSVRSEASTTLGEKCPHHRRCYYHSAVAQARAADVLVINQSLAFAWPQRYPKLDHLVLDEAHEVEDVATTALTRELSDTAFARLTERLHGRDGRHGFFAELRRALASTRRAEAKVLMSEVESALHAVLAVARDLGERVTALCEPAASPSEDSDETAYAPELRVTAAVRAWPTWAPVHEGLKDMGEALKELHKLLAVRTLELLPELAARQPAVERELSGAVSELAELTGLAEELSGEPSRSRCYAATAEPRRSRWSLGAQPVDISAFVSTEFATQKRALVLTSATLSTGPESPFVLKRLGLLARGEVPAPRLLRAPSPFQLRKQALVVLVTDAPRAHEEPFIEWAALRISGLAQVMGGRVLGLFASTRRLERIARDVQARLDPWGIEVMRQTRGHGRSLAARQERDSGTVLLGTKSFWQGVDIPGRGVGCVFIDKLPLEPASRPLVAAREETLARGGSEYLGFLQYRMPRALLLLRQGVGRLIRAHADRGVVVIADPGHPSYRQHLLDALAGYRVEALPWAQARRKLHTELQEMGLTVERPRS, encoded by the coding sequence ATGAGCCGCGCTGCGGAACTGTTCACTCGGCACGTCTTCCTGGATCTCGAAACCACGGGGCTCGACCCGCGCGTGGACGAGGTCATCGAGCTGGGGGCGCTCTTCTTCGAGCACGGCCAGGAGGTGCGCCGCCTCACCCGGCTGTACGCGCCCTCCCGCCCCCTGCCCCTCACCATCCGCCGGCTCACGGGCATCGACGATGCGATGCTCGCCGGCAAGCCCCGCTTCGGCAGCGACTTGGACGCGCTGCGCGAGGCGCTCACCGGCTGGACGGTGGTGGCGCACAACGCTCCTTTCGAGAAGGGCTTCCTGCCCAAGCTGCTGGGCCCCATCCGCGCCCCGGTCATCGACTCGTGCGAGCTGCTGCACTACCTGCACCCGGAGCTGTCCAGCCACTCGCTGGAGGCGATGATGCGCTGGGCGGGGCTCAAGCCGCGCAGCACCCACCGCGCGGAGACGGACTGCGAGGCCACCGCCGCGGTGCTGATGCATGCCTTGGGCGAGTGCATCCGGACCGGGCGGGCCGATGACGTCTCGGACCTGCTCGCCATCCTGGACCCGCAGGCGCGGGGCGGGCTGCGGCTCGCCCAGGTGGAGGCGGGCGAGGCCGTGGCGGAGGCCTCCCCGGAGGAGCGCCCCCTGCTCGCGCTCTTGCACCGCCTGTGGGACGCGTGCCGGACGACGGCCGTGGCCCTGACGCTGGAGCGCACCGGCGGCTTTCTCCCGGGCCAGCCCGGGCGCCTGCGCGCCGGAGGGGCCCAGGCGCTCCCCGAGCCCGAGGAGGGCACCCCCGTGCAGCCGGTGCGGGCCGAGGAGGTGCAGGCCCTGCTGGGGCCGGGCGGCGCGCTGGAGCGCTCGGTGGAGGGCTTCGCCAGCCGGCCCGCCCAGCTCGACATGGCGCAGGCGGTGGCCCGCACGCTGTCGGAAGGGGGGCGGCTCGCGGTGGAGGCGGGCACCGGCACGGGCAAGTCGCTGGCCTACCTGGCCCCGGCGGCGCTGTTCGCCGCGCGCAATGGGCGCAAGGTCGGCGTGGCCCCGCACACGAAGACGCTGCAGGACCAGCTCATCGACAAGGACCTGCCCCGGCTGCACCGCGCCACGGGTGGCGCCTTCGGCTACGCGCTGCTCAAGGGCCAGACGAACTACCTCTGCCGCCGGCGCGCGCTGGATGCCACGCTGGCCGAGCCGGGCATGCGGCACGAGGCCCGGGCCCCCCGCGCCTACCTGCGGGCCTTCCTGCGCCGCAGCCCGGACGGGGACCTGGACAAGCTGAGCCACTGGTTCCGCGAGCGCTTCCCGGTGCTGGGCGCGCTGGTGCCCTCGGTCCGCTCCGAGGCCTCCACCACGCTGGGCGAGAAGTGCCCGCACCACCGCCGCTGCTACTACCACTCGGCGGTGGCCCAGGCGCGCGCCGCCGACGTGCTCGTCATCAACCAGTCCCTCGCCTTCGCCTGGCCGCAGCGCTACCCGAAGCTGGACCACCTGGTGCTGGACGAGGCGCACGAGGTGGAGGACGTGGCCACCACCGCGCTCACGCGGGAGCTGTCGGACACGGCCTTCGCCCGGCTCACCGAGCGGCTCCACGGCCGCGATGGGCGGCATGGCTTCTTCGCGGAGCTGCGGCGGGCGCTGGCCAGCACGCGCCGGGCCGAGGCCAAGGTGCTGATGAGCGAGGTGGAGTCCGCGCTCCACGCCGTGCTCGCCGTGGCGAGAGACCTCGGCGAGCGGGTGACCGCCCTGTGCGAGCCGGCCGCCTCCCCCTCCGAGGACTCGGACGAGACGGCCTATGCGCCGGAGCTCCGGGTGACGGCGGCCGTGAGGGCCTGGCCCACCTGGGCCCCCGTGCACGAGGGCTTGAAGGACATGGGGGAGGCCCTGAAGGAGCTTCACAAGCTGCTCGCGGTGCGCACCCTGGAGCTGCTCCCGGAGCTGGCGGCGCGGCAACCCGCGGTGGAGCGGGAGCTGTCCGGGGCCGTCTCGGAGCTGGCCGAGCTGACGGGGCTCGCGGAGGAGCTCTCCGGGGAGCCCTCCCGGAGCCGGTGCTATGCGGCCACGGCGGAGCCCCGGCGAAGCCGCTGGAGCCTGGGGGCCCAGCCGGTGGACATCTCCGCCTTCGTCTCGACGGAGTTCGCCACGCAGAAGCGGGCCCTGGTGCTCACCTCCGCCACGCTGAGCACGGGGCCCGAGAGCCCCTTCGTCCTCAAGCGGCTGGGGCTGCTGGCGCGCGGCGAGGTGCCCGCCCCGCGGCTCCTGCGCGCCCCCTCCCCGTTCCAGCTCCGCAAGCAGGCGCTGGTGGTGCTGGTGACGGATGCGCCGCGCGCCCACGAGGAGCCGTTCATCGAGTGGGCCGCCCTGCGCATCTCCGGGCTCGCCCAGGTCATGGGCGGCCGGGTGCTGGGCCTGTTCGCCTCCACCCGGCGCCTGGAGCGCATCGCCCGGGACGTGCAGGCGCGGCTGGACCCGTGGGGCATCGAGGTGATGCGGCAGACGCGGGGGCACGGCCGCTCCCTGGCGGCCCGCCAGGAGCGGGACTCGGGCACGGTGCTCCTGGGGACCAAGAGCTTCTGGCAGGGGGTGGACATCCCCGGCCGGGGCGTGGGGTGCGTCTTCATCGACAAGCTGCCGCTGGAGCCTGCCTCCCGGCCCCTGGTGGCCGCCCGGGAGGAGACGCTGGCGCGCGGCGGCAGCGAGTACCTGGGCTTCCTCCAGTACCGGATGCCCCGGGCGCTGCTGCTGCTCCGGCAGGGCGTCGGGCGGCTCATCCGCGCCCACGCTGACCGGGGGGTGGTGGTGATCGCCGACCCGGGCCACCCGAGCTACCGCCAGCACCTGCTCGACGCGCTGGCCGGCTACCGGGTGGAGGCACTGCCCTGGGCCCAGGCCCGGCGCAAGCTGCACACGGAGCTCCAGGAGATGGGGCTCACCGTGGAGCGCCCCCGCTCCTGA
- a CDS encoding diguanylate cyclase: MTPDSSNRRTPEGNRRAGSEGAGRTVLIVDDDPAHVQHVREGLAPQGYRFREARDGAQALSAIREHRPDLILMDVEMPGLGGVEVCRIVKANAGEGGFGFIPVILMTARQAAGKVEGLELGADDYLVKPFDMLELSARVKSMLRLKALQDALIEKNRELDRANKELARKREELLTLSRTDPLTSLSNRRYFEERLGEEFARARRYRSALSLVMLDIDHFKRINDTYGHPFGDEVLRAVALASRARLREVDLLARYGGEELIALLPETSPADALRACERVREAIEALTLDYRASDGTQQTVRCTASLGLASLPSPGLQTAEDLMRAADESLYRAKEAGRNRVRQHEE, translated from the coding sequence ATGACGCCGGACAGTTCCAACAGGAGGACGCCCGAGGGCAACCGCCGCGCCGGGAGCGAGGGCGCGGGCCGCACCGTGCTCATCGTGGACGATGACCCCGCGCACGTGCAGCACGTGCGCGAGGGGCTGGCCCCCCAGGGCTACCGCTTCCGGGAGGCGCGCGATGGCGCCCAGGCGCTGTCGGCCATCCGCGAGCACCGGCCGGACCTCATCCTCATGGATGTGGAGATGCCGGGGCTGGGCGGGGTGGAGGTGTGCCGCATCGTCAAGGCCAACGCGGGCGAGGGCGGCTTCGGCTTCATCCCCGTCATCCTCATGACGGCGCGCCAGGCGGCCGGCAAGGTGGAGGGGCTGGAGCTGGGGGCGGATGACTACCTGGTCAAGCCCTTCGACATGCTGGAGCTGTCGGCGCGGGTGAAGTCCATGCTGCGCCTCAAGGCGCTCCAGGACGCGCTCATCGAGAAGAACCGCGAGCTGGACCGGGCCAACAAGGAGCTGGCCCGCAAGCGCGAGGAGCTGCTGACGCTCAGCCGCACCGACCCCCTCACCAGCCTGTCCAACCGCCGCTACTTCGAGGAGCGGCTGGGCGAGGAGTTCGCCCGGGCCCGGCGCTACCGCTCGGCCCTGTCGCTGGTGATGCTGGACATCGACCACTTCAAGCGCATCAACGACACGTACGGCCACCCCTTCGGCGACGAGGTGCTGCGCGCCGTGGCCCTGGCGTCCCGGGCCCGGTTGCGGGAGGTGGACCTGCTGGCCCGCTACGGGGGAGAGGAGCTCATCGCCCTGCTGCCGGAGACCTCCCCCGCCGACGCGCTGCGGGCGTGCGAGCGGGTGCGCGAGGCCATCGAGGCGCTCACCCTGGACTACCGCGCGAGCGACGGGACGCAGCAGACGGTGCGCTGCACGGCCTCCCTGGGGCTCGCGTCCCTGCCCAGCCCGGGACTGCAGACGGCCGAGGACCTGATGCGCGCGGCGGACGAGAGCCTCTACCGGGCCAAGGAAGCAGGCCGCAACCGTGTTCGCCAGCATGAGGAGTGA
- a CDS encoding DUF4878 domain-containing protein, producing MRPSAMSLLLLALLALTGCGQNTPVTAYKAFHAQVQKRDYKKAYAALSQATQEQIAGQAQAVQQASGGAVKAEPYELFFSNSALPPDVTEATLLREEGDKATVRVLFSGQTREVRLVREGSEWKIDLSDSIKP from the coding sequence ATGCGACCGTCCGCGATGTCCCTGCTGCTCCTGGCCCTGCTGGCCCTCACCGGTTGTGGCCAGAACACACCCGTGACGGCCTACAAGGCTTTCCACGCCCAGGTACAGAAGCGCGACTACAAGAAGGCCTATGCGGCCCTCTCCCAGGCCACCCAGGAGCAGATCGCCGGGCAGGCCCAGGCCGTGCAGCAGGCCTCGGGGGGCGCGGTGAAGGCCGAGCCCTATGAGCTATTCTTCTCGAATTCCGCGTTGCCGCCCGATGTCACCGAGGCCACGCTGCTCCGGGAGGAGGGCGACAAGGCAACCGTGCGCGTGCTTTTCTCGGGTCAAACTCGCGAGGTCCGGCTGGTCCGGGAGGGCTCCGAGTGGAAGATTGATTTATCAGATTCCATCAAGCCATGA
- a CDS encoding HAMP domain-containing protein → MSKYPQDPSKKRRWRNFLIEPRVQFKFAIYLVSVSMVLAALLGAFLFQSAQALVNEASASLHARSLAAQASRELSNATLSNELLQKMGDPVFVAQLQATSKAIDERYEAERAAVAAQGAELVRRQQLMWLVFVGCLIGFIVIISLTTIVLTHRVAGPLMRIRRMVNEVSAGQFRPPAYGLREKDELKDIFDATRSMIAGLRKQQEDDVLVLQHALERAKQQGIQGDWVEDLKGLESRFRARL, encoded by the coding sequence ATGTCCAAGTACCCCCAGGATCCCAGCAAGAAGCGCCGGTGGCGCAACTTCCTCATCGAGCCGCGCGTTCAGTTCAAGTTCGCCATCTACCTGGTCTCCGTGTCGATGGTGCTGGCGGCGCTCTTGGGCGCGTTCCTCTTCCAGAGCGCCCAGGCGCTGGTGAACGAGGCCAGCGCGTCGCTGCATGCCCGCTCGCTCGCCGCCCAGGCCAGCCGCGAGCTGTCCAACGCCACGCTCTCCAACGAGCTGCTCCAGAAGATGGGGGACCCGGTGTTCGTGGCCCAGCTCCAGGCCACCTCCAAGGCCATTGACGAGCGCTACGAGGCGGAGCGCGCCGCGGTGGCCGCGCAGGGCGCGGAGCTGGTGCGCCGCCAGCAGCTCATGTGGCTCGTCTTCGTGGGGTGCCTCATCGGTTTCATCGTCATCATTTCGCTGACCACCATCGTGCTGACGCACCGGGTGGCGGGGCCCCTGATGCGCATCCGGCGCATGGTGAACGAGGTGTCCGCGGGGCAGTTCCGCCCGCCGGCCTACGGCCTGCGCGAGAAGGACGAGCTGAAGGACATCTTCGATGCGACGCGCAGCATGATCGCCGGGCTGCGCAAGCAGCAGGAGGACGATGTGCTGGTGCTCCAGCACGCGCTGGAGCGCGCGAAGCAGCAGGGCATCCAGGGCGACTGGGTGGAGGACCTCAAGGGCCTGGAGAGCCGGTTCCGCGCCCGGTTGTAG
- a CDS encoding cupredoxin domain-containing protein has product MHFFSKLIKPLLALAAAGLMLQASQGCTEAKAPAAAAPTAAPAPKPRAPGEGPRVIPLDVTEKGYEPSPISLNKDEPVKLVVTRKTDHTCATEIIMKDYGINTPLPLGEPVEIAFTPNKAGTLTYGCAMGQMISGTFLVE; this is encoded by the coding sequence ATGCACTTCTTCTCCAAGCTCATCAAGCCCCTGCTGGCGCTCGCCGCCGCGGGGTTGATGCTCCAGGCCTCCCAGGGGTGCACGGAGGCCAAGGCCCCGGCGGCCGCGGCCCCCACCGCGGCCCCGGCCCCCAAGCCCCGCGCGCCCGGGGAGGGCCCCCGGGTCATCCCCCTGGACGTCACGGAGAAGGGCTACGAGCCCAGCCCCATCTCGCTCAACAAGGACGAGCCGGTGAAGCTGGTGGTGACCCGGAAGACGGACCACACCTGCGCCACCGAGATCATCATGAAGGACTACGGCATCAACACGCCGCTGCCGCTCGGTGAGCCGGTGGAGATCGCCTTCACGCCCAACAAGGCCGGCACCCTGACCTACGGCTGCGCCATGGGGCAGATGATCAGCGGCACCTTCCTGGTCGAGTAG